In Erigeron canadensis isolate Cc75 chromosome 1, C_canadensis_v1, whole genome shotgun sequence, a single window of DNA contains:
- the LOC122583167 gene encoding tRNA(adenine(34)) deaminase, chloroplastic-like isoform X2: MHTLSFNHSSYMFNDTFERSSLLVSSPLSIVNVNNTQSCHEQDVGEVGRRQSYSPYSRVERLLPDSLSTKCSYSCCCCYAANILMCNRLGVINHRVLCKGFSQPTLIKWPICKRFDFNGGIRESCGGMIYGVSAFRNVEKVCAFKDRRKKGKKGFGYNRKRQFLSNVSDDCVDNVEIMLSLLNGEMGFDCSDVRDRENMQKGKKNVNSGIVKRGLKCDEGVKIRSLAKSENLDLRKEGSSSELEGAKDFEVNCEGYVGETSSNECKNDWERRHNEGCVDEVVGNIEKQEIVQEEKEFLEKDNVKGSYGVSVGESRDWRKKSEKKLNEEFKQQDLTISVNIDPCNSNVVDDISDVMGLKMKYKRLEKDKSVIESTFIREKKLKSISEVSKPQEIDMKGTSSFPESRMKNVKEKTTEVSNQIEDSREEKHQKLGSREKSQQIFGISDAHFDYCERILTSHRNLDIQMKKQKRYPGSLSSEAMFTNAEGGAAKVNTTSIEHDDLSSDIKLLKEGGNEGSGSAHLKGGGSRHSSQGSGPKGPSDEMWHVNDASTQDPSESDAPDNISYISENGEPVKTSGRSLWTVIGDVVRLHWKSPRSGSHTPNSGGAKGSSYLSTGSETWFSSHEPDDSNDENVKKRSTKGLDSPLTSSNTNSGPYRSSSLSIIKESRFPLSTMQMERSPGTTETLEADETHKYGNDSKNGDLKRRKLGHKDQASKNNFDEWEEAYTFEAKQRKNDETFMKEALLEAKKAADVWEVPVGAVLVKGGKIIARGYNLILLFM, from the exons ATGCATACTTTATCATTTAATCATTCATCTTACATGTTTAATGATACATTTGAAAGAAGTTCATTATTAGTTTCATCACCATTAAGCATTGTTAATGTTAACAATACCCAATCCTGTCATGAGCAGGATGTTGGGGAGGTGGGACGTAGACAGTCTTATTCGCCTTATTCGCGGGTAGAGAGATTGCTTCCAGATTCATTAAGCACTAAATGTAGTtattcttgttgttgttgttatgcTGCTAATATTTTAATGTGTAATAGATTAGGAGTGATAAACCATAGGGTTTTATGTAAAGGGTTTAGTCAACCAACCTTGATTAAGTGGCCAATATGTAAAAGATTTGATTTTAATGGTGGGATTAGGGAATCTTGTGGTGGAATGATTTATGGGGTTTCGGCTTTTCGGAATGTTGAAAAGGTTTGTGCTTTTAAGGATAgaaggaaaaaggggaagaagGGTTTTGGGTATAATAGGAAAAGGCAGTTTTTGAGTAATGTGAGTGATGATTGTGTTGATAATGTTGAAATTATGCTTAGTTTATTGAATGGTGAAATGGGTTTCGATTGTAGTGATGTTAGGGACAGAGAAAATATGCAAAAGGGAAAGAAAAATGTAAATTCCGGGATTGTGAAAAGGGGTTTGAAGTGTGATGAAGGGGTAAAGATTCGGTCTTTAGCGAAAAGTGAGAATCTTGATTTGAGAAAAGAGGGTTCTTCTAGTGAACTAGAGGGTGCTAAAGATTTTGAGGTTAACTGTGAAGGCTATGTGGGTGAAACATCTTCAAACGAGTGTAAGAACGATTGGGAGAGAAGACATAATGAAGGTTGTGTTGATGAAGTTGTTGGAAATATTGAAAAACAAGAAATAGTGCAAGAAGAAAAGGAGTTCTTGGAGAAAGATAATGTGAAAGGTAGTTATGGGGTATCAGTTGGTGAAAGTCGAGATTGGAGAAAAAAATCGGAAAAGAAGCTGAATGAAGAATTTAAACAACAAGATTTAACAATTTCTGTGAATATCGACCCATGTAACAGCAATGTGGTTGATGATATCAGTGATGTTATgggtttaaaaatgaagtataaaaggttagaaaaagataaaagtgttATCGAATCAACTTTCATTCgagaaaaaaagttaaaatcgATCTCAGAAGTGTCAAAGCCGCAGGAAATAGACATGAAAGGAACCTCTTCATTCCCCGAAAGTAGaatgaagaacgtaaaagagaAGACGACAGAAGTTAGTAATCAGATTGAAGACAGCAGAGAAGAGAAGCACCAAAAACTAGGCTCCAGAGAGAAATCACAACAAATATTTGGAATTTCAGATGCCCATTTCGATTATTGCGAAAGAATTCTAACTTCACATAGAAATTTAGACATTCAAATGAAGAAACAAAAACGGTATCCTGGAAGTTTAAGCTCTGAAGCTATGTTCACCAACGCTGAGGGGGGTGCTGCTAAAGTGAATACAACAAGCATTGAACATGATGATTTAAGCTCAGATATTAAATTACTCAAAGAGGGTGGGAATGAGGGTTCAGGAAGTGCTCACCTAAAGGGGGGTGGCTCAAGGCACTCGTCTCAGGGGTCTGGACCGAAAGGACCTTCTGACGAGATGTGGCATGTGAATGATGCATCCACACAAGACCCCTCAGAAAGCGATGCACCAGATAACATATCCTATATAAGCGAAAATGGTGAACCGGTCAAGACTAGTGGCAGGTCCTTGTGGACTGTTATTGGTGATGTGGTTCGATTGCATTGGAAATCTCCACGGTCCGGATCTCATACCCCAAACTCAGGTGGTGCAAAGGGGTCATCATATTTATCTACTGGTAGCGAAACATGGTTTTCTAGTCATGAACCAGATGATTCGAATGACGAGAACGTAAAAAAGAGAAGCACAAAAGGCTTAGATTCACCATTAACGTCATCAAATACTAACTCGGGACCTTATAGAAGCTCTTCTCTATCCATAATTAAAGAATCCCGTTTTCCGCTGAGCACAATGCAAATGGAAAGATCTCCTGGAACCACAGAAACTTTAGAGGCTGACGAAACACATAAATATGGGAATGATTCCAAGAATGGAGATTTAAAAAGGAGGAAACTTGGACACAAAGATCAAGCCTCTAAGAATAACTTTGATGAATGGGAAGAGGCTTATACTTTTGAAGCTAAGCAACGCAAAAATGATGAAACATTTATGAAGGAAGCACTTTTGGAAGCTAAAAAGGCTGCTGATGTGTGGGAAGTGCCTGTTGGAGCTGTTCTTGTGAAGGGTGGTAAAATAATTGCTCGCGGTTATAATCT GATACTACTCTTTATGTAA
- the LOC122585393 gene encoding lysine-rich arabinogalactan protein 19-like, protein MLWICTIFTWICLLVAVSNGQSPAASPSATPVIVPPPSITPVTPTQAPPATPLPSPTPPTTPLPSPTPPASSPSVPPPQTPPPQPPVSSPVSAPSTPPPKPPLPAPTPPPVASPPALPPSVPPPKVSPAPAPAPATPPPAPIPQPPSPAPALPPPLPSPAPTPITVTPAPAPAPTKHKRRKHKHKKHHAPAPAPAPVAKSPPAPPTPTTDDTTPAPAPSLDLSNGRTLLQKGGRFETGLVAGFIMAVLLVIIS, encoded by the exons ATGTTGTGGATTTGTACTATTTTCACTTGGATCTGCCTGCTGGTAGCGGTATCCAATGGCCAATCTCCTGCAGCTTCACCATCGGCTACACCTGTCATCGTACCACCACCTTCCATCACCCCAGTAACACCGACACAAGCACCACCAGCCACCCCCCTACCGTCTCCAACCCCTCCAACCACCCCACTGCCGTCCCCAACCCCTCCAGCTTCTAGCCCATCTGTCCCACCACCTCAAActccaccaccacaaccaccagTAAGTTCACCCGTCTCAGCTCCATCTACACCACCACCAAAGCCACCATTGCCTGCCCCGACACCACCACCGGTTGCTTCACCACCCGCATTACCACCTTCTGTACCTCCACCTAAAGTTTCCCCTGCACCTGCACCAGCACCAGCAACACCACCACCCGCACCAATTCCTCAACCACCTTCACCAGCTCCGGCTTTACCGCCACCGCTACCATCACCAGCTCCGACACCTATAACTGTTACACCTGCCCCTGCACCAGCTCCCACAAAAcacaaaagaagaaaacataAACACAAGAAACATCATGCACCAGCACCTGCACCCGCACCAGTGGCTAAGAGTCCACCAGCACCACCGACGCCTACAACTGATGACACTACACCAGCGCCAGCGCCATCACTTGATCTC AGTAATGGGAGAACCCTGTTACAAAAGGGGGGAAGATTTGAAACAGGACTCGTTGCCGGATTTATTATGGCTGTTCTATTAGTTATCATAAGCTAA
- the LOC122586024 gene encoding isoprenylcysteine alpha-carbonyl methylesterase ICME-like has protein sequence MHKSISKSTSLYISNNMKSQILPISISNPFIQTQPSSSSSSIMPMSSSSAAAGSLILDYDYGNDNSVSSSIEDGKKIEKKPFLTRVSSYESTRVPTSSVFYPIGRRRVVSDPSLSDLRGGRRRFFWSSSNRADGEKFLITRVGSKMLGFMGSGFKFFTGFVSLQIYAILIMPGVLQVAYYYYFSRNVRRDVVFGDQPRNKLDIYLPENVGENDGPRPVIAFITGGAWVIGYKAWGSLLGRHLSGTDVIVACIDYRNYPKATISEMVQDASRGISFVCNNISEYGGDPNRIYLMGQSAGAHIAACALLEQASRESDPTQTTTWSVSQIKAYFGLSGGYNLFKLADHLTTRGPYKSLLVRLMGGEESLSKYSPEIIVQDPLYKKALSLLPPVILFHGTADYSIPSDNSKTFVETLQRVGAKAELLLYEGKTHTDVFVQDPMRGDDKLFDDLVALIHAGDEKALAKQARAPPRRRLVPEFMLKLARKVSPF, from the exons atgcACAAATCAATCAGTAAATCAACAAGCCTATATATATCCAACAATATGAAATCCCAAATCTTACCCATTTCAATTTCAAACCCCTTTATCCAAACTCAACCatcttcatcgtcatcatcaatTATGCCcatgtcttcttcttcagcTGCAGCTGGGTCACTTATATTGGATTATGATTATGGTAATGATAATTCAGTTAGTTCTTCTATTGAAGATGGTAAAAAGATTGAAAAGAAACCATTTTTGACCAGGGTTTCAAGTTATGAAAGTACCCGAGTGCCAACAAGTTCGGTTTTTTACCCGATAGGGCGAAGGAGAGTCGTTAGTGATCCGAGTTTATCCGATTTACGTGGTGGGAGAAGGCGTTTTTTTTGGAGTAGTTCGAACCGGGCTGATGGGGAGAAGTTCTTGATCACTAGAGTTGGGTCTAAAATGTTGGGATTTATGGG GTCAGGCTTTAAGTTTTTCACTGGATTTGTTTCTCTACAAATTTATGCTATCCTAATTATGCCAGGTGTACTTCAAG TTGCTTATTACTATTATTTCTCAAGAAATGTACGTCGGGATGTTGTCTTTGGGGACCAACCAAGGAATAA ACTTGATATTTATTTACCTGAAAACGTTGGGGAAAATGATGGTCCGAGGCCTGTCATCGCTTTCATTACTGGAGGAGCCTGGGTAATTGG GTATAAAGCTTGGGGTTCTCTATTAGGTCGCCACTTATCAGGTACAGATGTCATAGTGGCATGCATAGACTACAG AAATTATCCGAAGGCTACTATCAGTGAGATGGTTCAGGATGCTTCACGAGGAATCTCATTTGTATGCAATAATATCTCTGAATATGGTGGTGATCCTAACag GATTTATTTGATGGGACAGTCAGCTGGTGCACACATAGCTGCGTGTGCCCTCTTGGAGCAGGCAAGTAGAGAGTCTGATCCGACACAAACTACTACATGGAGCGTCTCTCAGATAAAAGCTTATTTTGGCTTATCAGGAGG ATATAACTTGTTTAAATTAGCAGATCATTTGACTACGAGAGGCCCATACAAGTCACTTTTGGTTAG ATTAATGGGTGGAGAGGAATCTTTGAGTAAATATTCTCCAGAAATTATTGTGCAAGACCCATTATATAAGAAGGCACTGTCTCTCTTACCTCCAGTTATCCTTTTTCATGGGACTGCAGATTATTCCATCCCATCAGATAACAG CAAAACATTTGTGGAAACTCTCCAAAGAGTGGGAGCAAAAGCAGAGCTCTTGTTATATGAGGGGAAAACTCACACCGATGTGTTTGTTCAG GATCCAATGAGAGGTGATGATAAGCTATTTGACGATTTAGTTGCACTCATTCATGCTGGAGATGAAAAAGCTCTTGCCAAACAAGCAAGAGCACCTCCAAGACGACGCCTTGTACCTGAGTTTATGCTAAAGTTAGCTAGAAAAGTCAGCCCGTTTTAA
- the LOC122583167 gene encoding tRNA(adenine(34)) deaminase, chloroplastic-like isoform X1 — protein MHTLSFNHSSYMFNDTFERSSLLVSSPLSIVNVNNTQSCHEQDVGEVGRRQSYSPYSRVERLLPDSLSTKCSYSCCCCYAANILMCNRLGVINHRVLCKGFSQPTLIKWPICKRFDFNGGIRESCGGMIYGVSAFRNVEKVCAFKDRRKKGKKGFGYNRKRQFLSNVSDDCVDNVEIMLSLLNGEMGFDCSDVRDRENMQKGKKNVNSGIVKRGLKCDEGVKIRSLAKSENLDLRKEGSSSELEGAKDFEVNCEGYVGETSSNECKNDWERRHNEGCVDEVVGNIEKQEIVQEEKEFLEKDNVKGSYGVSVGESRDWRKKSEKKLNEEFKQQDLTISVNIDPCNSNVVDDISDVMGLKMKYKRLEKDKSVIESTFIREKKLKSISEVSKPQEIDMKGTSSFPESRMKNVKEKTTEVSNQIEDSREEKHQKLGSREKSQQIFGISDAHFDYCERILTSHRNLDIQMKKQKRYPGSLSSEAMFTNAEGGAAKVNTTSIEHDDLSSDIKLLKEGGNEGSGSAHLKGGGSRHSSQGSGPKGPSDEMWHVNDASTQDPSESDAPDNISYISENGEPVKTSGRSLWTVIGDVVRLHWKSPRSGSHTPNSGGAKGSSYLSTGSETWFSSHEPDDSNDENVKKRSTKGLDSPLTSSNTNSGPYRSSSLSIIKESRFPLSTMQMERSPGTTETLEADETHKYGNDSKNGDLKRRKLGHKDQASKNNFDEWEEAYTFEAKQRKNDETFMKEALLEAKKAADVWEVPVGAVLVKGGKIIARGYNLVEELHDSTAHAEMICIRKASTNLQSWRLTDTTLYVTLEPCPMCAGAILQARIDTVVWGAPNKLLGADGSWIRLFCDEDTGSGSMSTDKPPAPPHPFHPNMSVRRGVLAAECAEVMQQFFRLRRKKKTEPELGTEAPTPPSSITVSHPRDRHHSNFFSKVQHAFKIIFCL, from the exons ATGCATACTTTATCATTTAATCATTCATCTTACATGTTTAATGATACATTTGAAAGAAGTTCATTATTAGTTTCATCACCATTAAGCATTGTTAATGTTAACAATACCCAATCCTGTCATGAGCAGGATGTTGGGGAGGTGGGACGTAGACAGTCTTATTCGCCTTATTCGCGGGTAGAGAGATTGCTTCCAGATTCATTAAGCACTAAATGTAGTtattcttgttgttgttgttatgcTGCTAATATTTTAATGTGTAATAGATTAGGAGTGATAAACCATAGGGTTTTATGTAAAGGGTTTAGTCAACCAACCTTGATTAAGTGGCCAATATGTAAAAGATTTGATTTTAATGGTGGGATTAGGGAATCTTGTGGTGGAATGATTTATGGGGTTTCGGCTTTTCGGAATGTTGAAAAGGTTTGTGCTTTTAAGGATAgaaggaaaaaggggaagaagGGTTTTGGGTATAATAGGAAAAGGCAGTTTTTGAGTAATGTGAGTGATGATTGTGTTGATAATGTTGAAATTATGCTTAGTTTATTGAATGGTGAAATGGGTTTCGATTGTAGTGATGTTAGGGACAGAGAAAATATGCAAAAGGGAAAGAAAAATGTAAATTCCGGGATTGTGAAAAGGGGTTTGAAGTGTGATGAAGGGGTAAAGATTCGGTCTTTAGCGAAAAGTGAGAATCTTGATTTGAGAAAAGAGGGTTCTTCTAGTGAACTAGAGGGTGCTAAAGATTTTGAGGTTAACTGTGAAGGCTATGTGGGTGAAACATCTTCAAACGAGTGTAAGAACGATTGGGAGAGAAGACATAATGAAGGTTGTGTTGATGAAGTTGTTGGAAATATTGAAAAACAAGAAATAGTGCAAGAAGAAAAGGAGTTCTTGGAGAAAGATAATGTGAAAGGTAGTTATGGGGTATCAGTTGGTGAAAGTCGAGATTGGAGAAAAAAATCGGAAAAGAAGCTGAATGAAGAATTTAAACAACAAGATTTAACAATTTCTGTGAATATCGACCCATGTAACAGCAATGTGGTTGATGATATCAGTGATGTTATgggtttaaaaatgaagtataaaaggttagaaaaagataaaagtgttATCGAATCAACTTTCATTCgagaaaaaaagttaaaatcgATCTCAGAAGTGTCAAAGCCGCAGGAAATAGACATGAAAGGAACCTCTTCATTCCCCGAAAGTAGaatgaagaacgtaaaagagaAGACGACAGAAGTTAGTAATCAGATTGAAGACAGCAGAGAAGAGAAGCACCAAAAACTAGGCTCCAGAGAGAAATCACAACAAATATTTGGAATTTCAGATGCCCATTTCGATTATTGCGAAAGAATTCTAACTTCACATAGAAATTTAGACATTCAAATGAAGAAACAAAAACGGTATCCTGGAAGTTTAAGCTCTGAAGCTATGTTCACCAACGCTGAGGGGGGTGCTGCTAAAGTGAATACAACAAGCATTGAACATGATGATTTAAGCTCAGATATTAAATTACTCAAAGAGGGTGGGAATGAGGGTTCAGGAAGTGCTCACCTAAAGGGGGGTGGCTCAAGGCACTCGTCTCAGGGGTCTGGACCGAAAGGACCTTCTGACGAGATGTGGCATGTGAATGATGCATCCACACAAGACCCCTCAGAAAGCGATGCACCAGATAACATATCCTATATAAGCGAAAATGGTGAACCGGTCAAGACTAGTGGCAGGTCCTTGTGGACTGTTATTGGTGATGTGGTTCGATTGCATTGGAAATCTCCACGGTCCGGATCTCATACCCCAAACTCAGGTGGTGCAAAGGGGTCATCATATTTATCTACTGGTAGCGAAACATGGTTTTCTAGTCATGAACCAGATGATTCGAATGACGAGAACGTAAAAAAGAGAAGCACAAAAGGCTTAGATTCACCATTAACGTCATCAAATACTAACTCGGGACCTTATAGAAGCTCTTCTCTATCCATAATTAAAGAATCCCGTTTTCCGCTGAGCACAATGCAAATGGAAAGATCTCCTGGAACCACAGAAACTTTAGAGGCTGACGAAACACATAAATATGGGAATGATTCCAAGAATGGAGATTTAAAAAGGAGGAAACTTGGACACAAAGATCAAGCCTCTAAGAATAACTTTGATGAATGGGAAGAGGCTTATACTTTTGAAGCTAAGCAACGCAAAAATGATGAAACATTTATGAAGGAAGCACTTTTGGAAGCTAAAAAGGCTGCTGATGTGTGGGAAGTGCCTGTTGGAGCTGTTCTTGTGAAGGGTGGTAAAATAATTGCTCGCGGTTATAATCT GGTAGAAGAATTACATGACTCTACTGCCCATGCTGAGATGATTTGCATACGTAAAGCATCAACCAACCTACAGTCATGGAGACTTACA GATACTACTCTTTATGTAACACTTGAACCTTGTCCAATGTGTGCTGGAGCCATTCTCCAAGCCAGAATTGACACGGTTGTTTGGGGCGCCCCAAATAAGCTACTAGGCGCTGATGGCAGCTGGATTAG ACTATTTTGCGATGAGGATACTGGGAGTGGCTCCATGTCAACAGATAAGCCGCCTGCACCTCCACATCCTTTCCACCCAAACATGTCGGTAAGAAGAGGAGTGCTAGCGGCAGAGTGTGCTGAAGTTATGCAACAATTTTTCCGgctaagaagaaaaaagaaaacagaaCCAGAACTGGGTACAGAAGCACCAACTCCTCCTTCATCTATTACCGTTTCACATCCTCGTGATCGCCATCATTCAAATTTCTTCTCTAAGGTGCAGCATGCCTTCAAAATCATCTTCTGTTTATAG